A genomic stretch from Apodemus sylvaticus chromosome 12, mApoSyl1.1, whole genome shotgun sequence includes:
- the Qsox1 gene encoding sulfhydryl oxidase 1 produces MRRCGRHSGPPSLLLLLLLLPPLLLSGPRAYAARLSVLYSSSDPLTLLDADTVRPAVLGSSSAWAVEFFASWCGHCIAFAPTWKELANDVKDWRPALNLAVLDCAEETNSAVCREFNIAGFPTVRFFKAFSKNGSGTALPGAGANVQTLRMRLIDALESHRDTWPPACPPLQPAKLKDINGFFTRSKAEYLALIFEREDSYLGREVTLDMSQYHAVAVRRVLNTESDVVNKFGVADFPSCYLLLRNGSVSRVPVLVESRPFYTSYLRALPGLTRDAPPTTATPVTADQIAPTVWKFADRSKIYMADLESALHYILRVEVGKFSVLEGQRLVALKKFVAVLAKYFPGQPLVQNFLHSINDWLQKQQKKKIPYSFFKAALDSRREDSVVAEKVNWVGCQGSQPHFRGFPCSLWVLFHFLTVQANRYSEAHPQEPADGQEVLQAMRSYVQFFFGCRDCANHFEQMAAASMHQVRSPSNAVLWLWTSHNRVNARLSGALSEDPHFRKVQWPPRELCSACHNELNGQVPLWDLGATLNFLKAHFSPANIVLDSPAPGPAARSGSPEATPNLLL; encoded by the exons ATGAGGAGGTGCGGTCGCCACTCGGGGCCGCcatcgctgctgctgctgctgctgctgctcccgcCGCTGCTGCTGTCGGGGCCCCGCGCTTACGCGGCCCGGCTCTCAGTGCTCTACTCGTCCTCCGACCCGCTGACGCTGCTGGATGCTGACACCGTGCGTCCGGCTGTGCTCGGCTCCAGTAGCGCCTGGGCGGTGGAGTTCTTCGCCTCCTGGTGTGGCCACTGCATCGCCTTCGCTCCGACGTGGAAGGAGCTTGCTAACGACGTGAAAG ACTGGAGGCCAGCACTCAATCTTGCTGTCCTGGACTGTGCTGAGGAGACCAACAGTGCTGTCTGCAGAGAGTTCAACATCGCTGGCTTCCCCACTGTGAGG TTTTTTAAGGCCTTCTCCAAGAATGGTTCTGGAACAGCATTGCCAG GTGCTGGCGCTAACGTGCAGACGCTGCGGATGAGGCTCATCGATGCCCTGGAGTCCCACCGAGACACGTGGCCCCCGGCCTGCCCACCGCTGCAGCCTGCCAA GCTGAAGGATATCAATGGATTCTTTACAAGAAGTAAAGCAGAGTACCTAGCCCTGATCTTTGAGAGGGAAGACTCCTACCTGGGAAGAGAG GTAACTCTGGACATGTCCCAGTACCATGCTGTGGCAGTACGCAGAGTCTTGAATACAGAGAGTGATGTGGTGAACAAGTTTGGCGTCGCTGACTTTCCGTCTTGTTACCTGCTGCTTCGGAATggctctgtctcccgagtgcctGT GCTGGTGGAGTCCAGGCCTTTCTATACATCCTACCTGCGGGCGCTGCCTGGACTGACCAGGGACGCTCCCCCAACCACAGCTACACCAGTCACTGCTGATCAGATAGCACCCACAGTGTGGAAGTTTGCAGACCG CTCCAAGATCTACATGGCCGACCTGGAGTCTGCACTACACTACATCTTGCGTGTAGAAGTGGGGAAGTTCTCAGTTCTGGAAGGACAGCGCCTGGTGGCCCTGAAAAAGTTTGTAGCAGTGTTGGCCAAG TACTTCCCTGGCCAGCCTTTGGTCCAGAACTTCTTGCACTCCATAAACGACTGGCTTCAGAAGCAACAGAAGAAGAAGATCCCCTATAGTTTTTTCAAGGCTGCTCTGGACAGCAGGAGGGAG GACTCTGTCGTTGCAGAGAAGGTGAACTGGGTTGGCTGTCAGGGCAGCCAGCCACATTTCCGGGGATTTCCCTGCTCCCTGTGGGTGCTCTTCCACTTCCTGACTGTGCAGGCAAACCGCTACAGTGAGGCCCACCCGCAGGAACCAG CTGACGGCCAGGAGGTCCTCCAAGCCATGAGGAGCTATGTTCAGTTCTTCTTTGGCTGTCGTGACTGTGCTAACCATTTTGAGCAGATGGCTGCTGCGTCCATGCACCAAGTGAGGAGTCCCAGCAATGCAGTTCTTTGGCTCTGGACTAGCCACAACAGGGTCAATGCCCGCCTCTCGG GTGCTCTGAGTGAGGACCCCCACTTCCGCAAGGTGCAGTGGCCGCCCCGTGAGCTGTGCTCCGCCTGTCATAATGAGCTCAACGGGCAGGTGCCTTTGTGGGACCTCGGTGCCACCCTCAACTTTCTCAAGGCACACTTCTCCCCAGCAAACATCGTCTTAGACTCTCCTGCACCTGGACCAGCAGCCCGGAGTGGGAGCCCAGAAGCTACCCCCAACCTG CTCTTGTGA